Part of the Nitrosopumilus piranensis genome is shown below.
AAGGACAATTTTCAGCTTGTCATGTCAAAATAGACTAAGAGTTTCTTACTGAAGGCATACGTTTGTCTTTGTATGTAACAACATTTGAGACGCCATTTTTTGGGAACACACCATAGATCAGTTTTGCTTTCTGGACAACAGAATCTTTTAGAGATACCATAATGAATTGACTTTCTTTTGAACGTTCTTCCAAAATATTTGACAATCTCTCAGAGTTTGGAGCATCAAGGTGTGCATCTACCTCATCAAACAAGTAGAATGGAGATGGTTTGAGTTTTTGCAAAGCAAGAACAAATACAATTGCAGCTAGAGTTTTCTCACCACCACTAATTGATGTAGATTCTCTCTTTGGTTTATTTGGGAATTGAATTAGATAAGAAATTCCAGAATTAAAAATGTCATCTTCATTTTGTAATTCTAACCAGGCATTTCCACCAGTCATTTTATTGAAAATTAGTTTTATTTCTTTATCGACTTTATCAAATGCATCCAAGAATGTTTGACGTTTATCCTTTTCAATATCTTCAATAAATTTAACAATAGAGTTTCTTTCTTCCTCAAGTGAGTTCTTTCTTGTAGACATTGAGCGGTATCCATATGATACCTCAAGATATGTTTCAGGAGCTTTTGCGTTTAAGGCATTCAATGAGGCTAATTCTGCAGACAATCCTTGAACAATAGATTCCACATCAAATGTTTCCATGTCCTTATCAAAGCCAAATGCAGAAAGAATTTGCTTTAATTTGTTCTCATTTTCAGTCAAATCATGCAGATCCCTATTCAAGGAATCAGATTGCCTCTCTAGGGAATTGATTTGTTTGGTTAATTCTCTATCTTTTTCAGACAATACTTTGAGTTTATCATCAAACTCTTTGAGTTGGCCAATAGAGGAACCAGAGGTTTCAATAAGATCTTGTTCTTTTTCTCTTAATTTGACAAGAACCTCGTTTTTAGATTCTTTTTGAACTTCTAGTTCACTAATTTTTGTTTGTAATTCCTCTTTTTCTAAATTCAAAGAACGTTCTTCATCATTAAGACGATTGGATTGTGATTTTTCACGATTATCTTGAGTTTCCAGAGTTGTCAATTGTGAGGATTTGTCACGATATTCATTTGCAATAGTTGTGTATAGTTTTTCAATTTCTGCTTTCTTTAAATTAATTTTAGATAATTCATTTGCAATACGTGCTTGTTCGCCACTTGCATAGTTGTCTTCTACAATTGAAATTCGTTCTAATAGTGATTCTACTTGAGATTCAGTAGTGAGGACTTCAGATTCTATTGTTTTATCACGTGAAGTTAAATCAGAGATTCTTTTTGTGAGTTGTTCTTTCATTGCCAATGTAGATTCAATTCTGGGTTTGAGATGAGAATAGTTTTCATTTACAGATGCTAATGATTGCTCAGAAATTGAAAGTCTATCAGAATTTGATTGAATAGCATCATCTAATTTTTTAATAGAGTTCTTTTTTATCAGCAAGTATTTCTTTACAGCATTAATTGATTGAAATAATCCATCAACATCACTGGTCATAGAAATTAATTTTGTGAGTTTTGATATTTTTGAATCAATATCAATGACCACGGTACCTCCTTTTGCCTCAAAGTATTCACCATCCAAAGTGACTGCCTTGTATCCTGATTGGGACACATTGTATGCAGACTCTCGAGTTTTTGTAAGAACAATATTGCCAAACAGGAATGTTTTGAGTTCAGAATAAGTAGGATTACAACGAACAAAGTCAGCAAGTACACCTATGACACCTGATTCTTTGGGCAACTTTAGTTTGAATTTAGGAATTGCATCAAGTGGGATAATCTTTAGTTTTGGCAATTTTCTGGATCTAGCAAATTCTGCAATTCCAAGAAGAGTTGCAAAGTCTTTTACAATTATGGCTTTAATCCAATCAGAACTCACAGCCAGAATTGGACGTTCATATTGTTTGTCCCAAGAAATCATTTCATAAACTAAACCTTCAATGCCAAGTTTTTCTGCATCCTCTTTTAATTTTGCAACGGTATAATCTTCATGCATGAAGCCTTTGACAGTTTTAATTTTTGATTCATAACGTGTTGCAGCTTTGTTAGATTTTTCTAGAATTTCACCCCACTCATCCATATCAGAAACAATTTTAGATTTTTTTAGTTGTAAATTCTTTATTCTAGATTTTAATTCAACAATTGTTGCATTATGATTTTTAATCATAGATTCTAATTTAGATTTAGAAGATGTAAGCTCTTCAATGCCATGTTCAAGCCCTTCTAACTTGGCAGTGTTTAATTCTATTTTTCTTTTTGATTCTTCTTGTTCATGTTGAAGTTTAGAGAGTTTTAGTTTGGCATCGTTTAATTGATTTGTAAGGGTTCTAATTTTTTCATCAATTTCAGATTTTTTGGCAGCAGCTTGTGATTGCTCATCTAAAATTTTATTTCTTTGAGAATCTATAGATTCCAAATCAGAATTAATTTTATTTTTCTTAGTATTGGTTTCTTCAATAGAATCTTTAATTTTTAAAATCTGAGTATCGATATCACTTCTTGCGGTATTAATTTCTTCAAGTTCTTTTTGTATTTCTGGAATTCTAGAATTGATTTGTTCTATTCTTTTCTTTGATGCAGATATTGCACTGTTATCTATTTCATATTGTTCCATAGCTGCTGCAATTTCAGCATCAAGTGAAGATTTTGCTTTAGTGTAATCATTAGCTTCTGTCATCAATTTTGATTTTTCAGATTCCAAAGTTCCAATTTCGGTTCTCAAAACACTTCTTTCTTCATCAAAAGTTGTAATTTCAGAGGTTACTGATCCTAAAGTTGATTCCTTTGACTCTTTTTGGCCAGATATTACCTTTAGTTTGTTGGCAGCAGCTATTGCTTTGTACCTGTTTAATTCACGCTCAAGAATGTCATGTCGGAGTTTTTGATTCCGTTCTTCTTCAAGTTCATCTATTCTTTTCTTGATTTCACCCATTTTAGCAAGTGCAATCTCAAGTCTTCGATCGGCCTCATCAAGTTGTTTTACAGATTCAGCCTTTTTTTCATCAAAATATGAAAGTCCAATCAAATCTTCAATTGTCTTTCTTTTTTCTTCAGATGTGAATTCAGATATTCTAGTTACAGTTCCTTGTTGCACGGCATTTAGTTGACCCAATCCAGCGTTTGCCATATCCAATAAATCAAGAATGTGACTTCGATTGGTTTTCTTTTTATTCAAATAGTATGTGTTTTCGCCATTAGCATCCATCTCTCTTGTAATTTCAACAACATCAGAGTCAACAGGAATCTTTCGATCAGAATTATCAAAGTGTACACTTGATCTTGCCATTTTTGGTCCACGTCTATTCCCTTCAATATCATGAATCAGTGATCGTAATTTGTCAACTCTCATTATTTTGGGTTTGTTTTCACCCATTGCAAAAATTATGGCATCCAGAATGTTACTTTTACCAGAGCCATTAGGACCTGAGATCGATACCAGTCCAGGTTCAAATTGGACAGTTGTATTCTTAAAACCAAATGACTTGAAACCAAAGATCTCTACTTTTTTAACATGAACCAATGACGTTATTCTTTCAAATGGTGAGATAATCGATGTTTAACAAGTTTAGTTGACACTATTGCATAATTTTTCTTGTTGTAGTATGATATTTTTCGTAACGGTGAGCACAAACAAATTAAGAAATGATTGTCAGTGTGCCTACTTATAATTACCAAATAGCTATTCAAAAAATATGGTAAAATTAGGAATAATTCAAACGATTTCATATCTTAATAATCAAAAAGGAATATCCAGAGCAGCCCATATCCTAAGAAAGTTGGGTAGGCAAGAAACAGATATTGTTTGTCTGCCTGAGCAATGGCTTAAGGATAACATAATTTCAGACTTTGATTCAGAATTTGCTGAATTCAAGGAAATTGCTAAAGATTTTTCAATGACCATAATACCAGGCGCATTTTACGAAGTCAATAAAAGGAATTCATCAATAATTGCACCAGTAATTGGTCCCAAGGGAGAATTCATAGGCAGGCAAGAAAAGATACACCCATTTGACTATGAAAGAGACAATGTCAAGCCTGGAAAGGAGGCTAAGATTTTCAATACAGCCTGTAAGTTTGGAGTGATAATTTGTTATGATATGGTATTTCCACAGGTTGCAAATACTTTAGTCAAAAAAGGGGCTCAAGTCTTACTATCTCCTAGTAGAATAGTCAGAAGAGGAATAGAACCATGGCAGATGTATGTTCAGGTTAGAGCATTGGAGAACAGAATTCCAATCCTTGCAGCAAATGTAGAAAATAGAAGGTTTGGTGGAAATAGCATCATAGTAGATTTGGCAGAGAACAACAAAGTTGTCAACACCAAAATCACTAAACTAAAAAATGAAAATTCTATTTCAAAAGAATTCAAACTGGAAAAATATGAGAAAAGTAGAAAAATCAGATTTTCAGACGCAAATAAATTCAGATAGTTATTCGTCTGCTACAAACTGTTCACAAGCAGCTTTTGCTTTAACATCTGATGTTTGCTCAATGGGATGCTTCATCAAGTATGCACTTGCAGGCTTGATTGGTCCGCCAACCCCTCGATCAAGAGCAATTTTTGCAAGCCTAATTGCATCAATTACAATTCCAGCTGAATTTGCCTTGTCATCTACTTCTAAACGAACTTCCATATTGTAAGGGATATTTGCCCATTGGCGTCCTTCAATTCTCATAAACATCAATTTTGTATTACCTAAGAATGGAATAAAGTCAGAGGGTCCGACATAGATTTGATCATCATCTAGTCGTTCATCAAGTTGACTTTGAACACTTTCAGTTTTAGATATTTTCTTTGAAACAAGTCTATCTTGTTCCTTCATGTTTAAGAAATCAGTATTACCACCAACGTTAATTTGGTAAGTTTTTTCGATTTTGGTTCCCCTATCATTACATAATTTTGCCAAAGTCCTGTGAACAATAGTTGCTCCAACTTGTCCTTTGATATCATCTCCAATACAAGGAATATTTTTTTCTTCGAATTTTTTTGCCCATTCAGGATCTGATGCAATAAAGGAAGGAATACAATTTACAAATGCAGTGTTAGTATCTAGGCAAATCTGTGCCCAATATTCAGTTACTTTGTCAGAACCTACAGGCAGATAAGAGACAATTATTTCAACGCCAGTATCCTTGATGACTTTTTTAACTTCTTCAGTGATTTCTTCTACAGATTTTGGATTTTCAACAGGCTTGATTCTGTTTTCTACCCAAAGTCCAACACCGTCTAGAATGGGGCTTTCGTAAATTTTGGCATCAGTTTTTGGTAACTCATCTTTTGGAATCCAATCAACCATGTTTGGATAAGCATAGATTGCCTCATGGAGAGGTTTACCAACTTTGTTTTCACCAACATCAAATCCACAAACAAAATCAATATCATGGATTCCATATCCAGCTAATTTATCATGAATAATTCCAGTAACTTCCTGTGTAGGATTTTTTCGATAATATTCAATACCTTGAATTAAACCTGAAAAACAATTTCCGATTCCTACTAGTCCTACCTTTATTCTACCTGCCATTCGAAAATTGGTGTTATTAGACGGGTTTAAAGTTTTCTTAGAGAAATAAAAAAAATTAATGAAATTAAGGCAGGATTTTATACTTGACATCAAGAATTAAGATCATGATAGAACCAGGGCGCCCTGTAAAAGATATACAAATTGATTCAAACACATCAATTGAAAAAATTTTTGAAGAGTTGTCTCAATCAGGGGGTTTTGAATCAGTAAATCTTTCAACAGGGGTAGAAATTTTAGCAGAGATGATTTCAGATAAACAATGTCTTAGATTCATTTCATTTGTAGGAGCAGTTGTTTCTACAGGGTTAAGAGGAATTCTAAAAGACATGTTAAAAAACAAATGGTTTGATGTTGCAATTACAACATGCGGTGCACTAGATCATGACATTGCAAGACATTTTTCACATTACAAAGAAGGTTCCTTTACAATGGATGACAACGAATTAGCAGATCAAGATATTCACAGATTAGGCAGTGTACTTGTGCCTATGGACAGTTATGGGCCATTAATTGAAGAGAAGATGCAAGCATTTTTGGAAGAGGAATATCAAAATGGTGTAAAAGAAATGACTACTGCTCAAATCTGTAAAATGATTGGGAAGCATTTAGGAGAAGATTCATTTCTTTATTGGGCATACAAAAATGACATTAGTGTAGTAGTTCCAGGAATCATGGATGGTGCAGTAGGAAGTCAGATTTGGTTATTCACACAAAAGCATAATGATTTTAAATTGAACATGGCAGGTGATGCGGATTTACTTTCAGGTTTTATTTTCAAAGCTGAAAAATCAGGAGCATTTATGATTGGTGGAGGAATTTCAAAACATCATACTTTATGGTGGAATCAATACAGAGAAGGGTTAGACTATGCATTTTACATTACAACTGCACAAGAATTTGATGGTAGTCTTAGTGGCGCACTAGTCAGAGAAGCAATTTCCTGGGGAAAAGTTACACAAAAAGCAAAGCAATCAACACTTCATGCAGAAGTGACAACCATATTGCCATTCATTTATTCATCACTAGTATCAAAATTAAAAAATTAGACAAACCCTATTATCTAATAAAAACAAAAAACAATCATGCTTCCCAAAATAAGAATTAAGGAATTCAAACCACTCAACTTAGAAGGAGGATACCTAATTGACGGATTTCCATCAGCAGGTTTTAGCAGCGCTATTGCATCAGAATCAATGATACACACATCCAAATTGAAATTAGCAGGAATTATTGATTCAGAACTATTTCCTCCAATTAGTATAATTAAAAATGGAAAGCCAAACTATCCATCAAGAATATTTGTCAAT
Proteins encoded:
- a CDS encoding chromosome segregation SMC family protein; translated protein: MVHVKKVEIFGFKSFGFKNTTVQFEPGLVSISGPNGSGKSNILDAIIFAMGENKPKIMRVDKLRSLIHDIEGNRRGPKMARSSVHFDNSDRKIPVDSDVVEITREMDANGENTYYLNKKKTNRSHILDLLDMANAGLGQLNAVQQGTVTRISEFTSEEKRKTIEDLIGLSYFDEKKAESVKQLDEADRRLEIALAKMGEIKKRIDELEEERNQKLRHDILERELNRYKAIAAANKLKVISGQKESKESTLGSVTSEITTFDEERSVLRTEIGTLESEKSKLMTEANDYTKAKSSLDAEIAAAMEQYEIDNSAISASKKRIEQINSRIPEIQKELEEINTARSDIDTQILKIKDSIEETNTKKNKINSDLESIDSQRNKILDEQSQAAAKKSEIDEKIRTLTNQLNDAKLKLSKLQHEQEESKRKIELNTAKLEGLEHGIEELTSSKSKLESMIKNHNATIVELKSRIKNLQLKKSKIVSDMDEWGEILEKSNKAATRYESKIKTVKGFMHEDYTVAKLKEDAEKLGIEGLVYEMISWDKQYERPILAVSSDWIKAIIVKDFATLLGIAEFARSRKLPKLKIIPLDAIPKFKLKLPKESGVIGVLADFVRCNPTYSELKTFLFGNIVLTKTRESAYNVSQSGYKAVTLDGEYFEAKGGTVVIDIDSKISKLTKLISMTSDVDGLFQSINAVKKYLLIKKNSIKKLDDAIQSNSDRLSISEQSLASVNENYSHLKPRIESTLAMKEQLTKRISDLTSRDKTIESEVLTTESQVESLLERISIVEDNYASGEQARIANELSKINLKKAEIEKLYTTIANEYRDKSSQLTTLETQDNREKSQSNRLNDEERSLNLEKEELQTKISELEVQKESKNEVLVKLREKEQDLIETSGSSIGQLKEFDDKLKVLSEKDRELTKQINSLERQSDSLNRDLHDLTENENKLKQILSAFGFDKDMETFDVESIVQGLSAELASLNALNAKAPETYLEVSYGYRSMSTRKNSLEEERNSIVKFIEDIEKDKRQTFLDAFDKVDKEIKLIFNKMTGGNAWLELQNEDDIFNSGISYLIQFPNKPKRESTSISGGEKTLAAIVFVLALQKLKPSPFYLFDEVDAHLDAPNSERLSNILEERSKESQFIMVSLKDSVVQKAKLIYGVFPKNGVSNVVTYKDKRMPSVRNS
- a CDS encoding carbon-nitrogen hydrolase family protein — its product is MVKLGIIQTISYLNNQKGISRAAHILRKLGRQETDIVCLPEQWLKDNIISDFDSEFAEFKEIAKDFSMTIIPGAFYEVNKRNSSIIAPVIGPKGEFIGRQEKIHPFDYERDNVKPGKEAKIFNTACKFGVIICYDMVFPQVANTLVKKGAQVLLSPSRIVRRGIEPWQMYVQVRALENRIPILAANVENRRFGGNSIIVDLAENNKVVNTKITKLKNENSISKEFKLEKYEKSRKIRFSDANKFR
- a CDS encoding inositol-3-phosphate synthase gives rise to the protein MAGRIKVGLVGIGNCFSGLIQGIEYYRKNPTQEVTGIIHDKLAGYGIHDIDFVCGFDVGENKVGKPLHEAIYAYPNMVDWIPKDELPKTDAKIYESPILDGVGLWVENRIKPVENPKSVEEITEEVKKVIKDTGVEIIVSYLPVGSDKVTEYWAQICLDTNTAFVNCIPSFIASDPEWAKKFEEKNIPCIGDDIKGQVGATIVHRTLAKLCNDRGTKIEKTYQINVGGNTDFLNMKEQDRLVSKKISKTESVQSQLDERLDDDQIYVGPSDFIPFLGNTKLMFMRIEGRQWANIPYNMEVRLEVDDKANSAGIVIDAIRLAKIALDRGVGGPIKPASAYLMKHPIEQTSDVKAKAACEQFVADE
- a CDS encoding deoxyhypusine synthase; amino-acid sequence: MIEPGRPVKDIQIDSNTSIEKIFEELSQSGGFESVNLSTGVEILAEMISDKQCLRFISFVGAVVSTGLRGILKDMLKNKWFDVAITTCGALDHDIARHFSHYKEGSFTMDDNELADQDIHRLGSVLVPMDSYGPLIEEKMQAFLEEEYQNGVKEMTTAQICKMIGKHLGEDSFLYWAYKNDISVVVPGIMDGAVGSQIWLFTQKHNDFKLNMAGDADLLSGFIFKAEKSGAFMIGGGISKHHTLWWNQYREGLDYAFYITTAQEFDGSLSGALVREAISWGKVTQKAKQSTLHAEVTTILPFIYSSLVSKLKN